The sequence CTCCACTTCATCTGCAAACTATTCCAGCGATACGGTTTCGTTGCTGCCCATGTCGCCGCGCTCGCCCGTTACCAGGCCCTTGGCCAGCGCGAAGGCCGAGGCCAGCTTGCCGCTGCTCTCCCACAGCTCGGCGCCGTGGGTGTCCACGTGAATCAGCTGCACGTTGGGGTCGTCAATACCCTCAGGGAAGTAGGCCTTGTAAAAGTCACTCCAGACCTCTTCCAGCTTGGCGCGGTCCTCGACCAGGCGGGCGCGGCCGGTGATGCTGACATAGTTCTGCCCGTCCGGCTGGGCGTAGGCCAGGTTGATTTCGGGACGCTGTGAGATGTCGTGGACCCACTCGGTGTCCTTGCCACCGATAAACCACAGGTCTCCGTCAAAGTCCTGCTCCTGGGTGGTCACCGGGCGGCTGTGCAGCCGGCCCTGGTCCGTCTGGGTCACCAGCATGCAGAACTTGATGCCCTTGATCAGCGCGGCTACCCGCTGGACAGCTTCTTCACGGCTCATGTTGTCGCTCATGCCTCCAGCATGCCAGACCCGGCCCGGCCTCCGGCCGCGTGTGAAGCGAGGGTTAGCTCCGCTTCACACCGGCATCCCCACCGGGACGCGGCCAGCTCCAGTGCGGGTCGCCGGCCAGGAACTGCTGCCAGGTGGCCGGGGTACGGGGCAGCGCCTCGGCTTCGGTCCAGGCCCAGTAGGGCGTGTACAGGCTGCGCGAGGTGAGCAGCTCCTGGCGGAAGATCTCGGCGCTCAGGCCGGTGCGCAGGTAGCCGCTGTCGGCAAAGCGCCGCAGGCTGCCCGAGTGGTCATACTCCACCCGGACAATTTCAGGCTGCCAGCCGCCCGGCCCCGCCGTGAGCAGCAGGTAGGCGGCGCGGGGGTCCCCGTCGGCCGAGACACCCACACCGCCGGTGTTCAGCACCAGCGTGTCGCCGCTGCGGTGAATGACAGGGCGGTGGATGTGCGACCCCACCACCACCCGGTGCCCACCGGCCACCTCACGCAGCCGCTCCGGGCCCATGCGGTCGCTAAGGCCCTCGCGGTAGTTGTCGGCCGTGCCGTGCGCCACCAGCACGTCCGGTAGGCCGTCCACGTGCAGCACGTCCGAAAAGGCCCAACCCTGCGGCACGTACAGCAGCCCGGCCCGGTCCAGCGCCTCGGCGTTCCAGGCGGTGGCTTCCCAGAACGGGTCAGCGAACCACTCGGGCGGCAGGTTCTCGGAGCGCTCCTGCCAGAGCCTGAGCAGGTCGTCATGGTTGCCCAGGATGAAGGTCACGTCCTGGCGCTCCAGCAGTTCCTGCATCACAGCCGCCGAATCGGGGCCACGGTTCACCAGGTCACCGTTCACGGTGATGCGGTCCACGCCCCTCTTCTCCATGTCGCTCAGCGTGGCCCGCAGCGCCTGGAGGTTGCCGTGGATATCGGCCATAACGGCAACTTTCATAGTTAAATAGTGTACGCCGGTGCGGCGCAGGACTCTGTTCCGGCCGGCAGGTTTGGCGCGGGCAGCGGGCCGGGGCCACGCTTCATCCGCCCCGGTTTTCCCCGCCCCTGACTGCTGAACAACTGCTTTACAATGCGCGGCGTGACCCTAACCGATCTGCTGATGGCTGCGCTGTCCTACCTGCTGGGCGCAGTGCCCGCCGCCGCCTGGGTGGCCCGCTCGCGTGGCGTGGATATCCGCACCGTGGGCAGCGGCAACTCCGGCGCGACCAACGTGCTGCGCTCGCTGGGCAAAGGCCCCGCCGCTTTCGTGGCGCTGTTCGACATCCTCAAAGGTGTGCTCGCCGTGACACTGGCGCGCATGGTGGACCTCGACCCGCAGTGGGTGGCGCTGTGCGGCGTGCTGGCGGTGGTGGGGCACAATTTCAGCGTGTTTCTGGGCGGACGCGGGGGCAAGGGCGTCGCCACGTCCTTCGGCACGGTGGCGGCCCTTTCGCCGGCCATCGGCTTTTTCGCGTTCGTGCTGGCCATCTTCACCATGTGGCTGACCCGCTTTGTCAG is a genomic window of Deinococcus proteolyticus MRP containing:
- a CDS encoding pyridoxamine 5'-phosphate oxidase family protein, whose protein sequence is MSDNMSREEAVQRVAALIKGIKFCMLVTQTDQGRLHSRPVTTQEQDFDGDLWFIGGKDTEWVHDISQRPEINLAYAQPDGQNYVSITGRARLVEDRAKLEEVWSDFYKAYFPEGIDDPNVQLIHVDTHGAELWESSGKLASAFALAKGLVTGERGDMGSNETVSLE
- a CDS encoding metallophosphoesterase family protein — encoded protein: MKVAVMADIHGNLQALRATLSDMEKRGVDRITVNGDLVNRGPDSAAVMQELLERQDVTFILGNHDDLLRLWQERSENLPPEWFADPFWEATAWNAEALDRAGLLYVPQGWAFSDVLHVDGLPDVLVAHGTADNYREGLSDRMGPERLREVAGGHRVVVGSHIHRPVIHRSGDTLVLNTGGVGVSADGDPRAAYLLLTAGPGGWQPEIVRVEYDHSGSLRRFADSGYLRTGLSAEIFRQELLTSRSLYTPYWAWTEAEALPRTPATWQQFLAGDPHWSWPRPGGDAGVKRS
- the plsY gene encoding glycerol-3-phosphate 1-O-acyltransferase PlsY, encoding MRGVTLTDLLMAALSYLLGAVPAAAWVARSRGVDIRTVGSGNSGATNVLRSLGKGPAAFVALFDILKGVLAVTLARMVDLDPQWVALCGVLAVVGHNFSVFLGGRGGKGVATSFGTVAALSPAIGFFAFVLAIFTMWLTRFVSAGSIIGAAAVLALLAFSYLVRLPPPWYGTAALAFLALLLIWQHRDNIGRLTSGTERRLGEKA